Below is a window of Haloterrigena alkaliphila DNA.
CGGGAGCGATCGTCGATCCTCCGCGGGTCACGCGAGACGATCACGATAAAGATGGACTGGAAGCCCGCGAGCGCTTCCGATGAGGACGAGTAGCGCCCGTTAGGGATCGATTCTGCCCGTCACTGCACGAAGGGGGCCCTTGAATCGTCTTCCCGCGGGTCCTCGGGGTCGCTTCTGGGCGCCGGCTGATCGTCGTGTCCCACTCGAGCGACGTACGACGGCGCGCCTCAGCCGAGCGCCGAGAGCGGCTCGAACCAGACGGCGGTCACGAGCACGGCGAGAAAGACGTACGACCCCCGGACGAGCAACATGGTGGCGACGGTCGGATCGGCGCGGCGGGCGACGACCGCGACCGCGCCGAAGGCCAGCACCGCGAGGACGGTCGTCGGCGGGAAGACGCGAGCGACGGCGAAGCCGACGACGATCAGGAGCGCCGTCGTGATCAGTCCGTAGGCGAGCGTGTACGCGCGCTCCGGGCCGAGCGCGACGGCGACGGTCCGCTTGCGAATCGAACGGTCGTACTCGTAGTCCTGCGTGTCGTCGATGACCTTCACGCCCGAGAGCAAGACGAGAAAGACGAGGGCGAACCCGACGGCGATAGCTGCGAGCGCACTGGTCTGGACGTAGAAGCCGCCGAGGATCGCGAGGGCGATGCCCAGCGGATAGCCGGTCGTCGCCGTCACGGGGTTCGTGTCGAGTTGCGGGGCGTGGTGGTAGGCGATCAGCCACGTCGGAAGCGTCAGCGCGACGGCCACCCAGTCGACGAGCGCGAGGAGGAGGAGGCAGCACGCGGCGAACGTCG
It encodes the following:
- a CDS encoding UbiA family prenyltransferase — its product is MALARADGGAGATARAYWSQVHPVFMTPPVAASLFGAVLAGRLEAAVAAVHVVAIFAAVYTAHVKDGYVDFYARGEDDDHPLTERGCRVGLVGSTATFAACCLLLLALVDWVAVALTLPTWLIAYHHAPQLDTNPVTATTGYPLGIALAILGGFYVQTSALAAIAVGFALVFLVLLSGVKVIDDTQDYEYDRSIRKRTVAVALGPERAYTLAYGLITTALLIVVGFAVARVFPPTTVLAVLAFGAVAVVARRADPTVATMLLVRGSYVFLAVLVTAVWFEPLSALG